A single Vulcanisaeta distributa DSM 14429 DNA region contains:
- a CDS encoding peroxiredoxin: MPITIPSIGEKFPELNVMTTHGPMKLPDAFKGKWFILFSHPGDFTPVCTTEFVSFAKHYDDFKKLNTELIGLSVDTDISHIEWVQWIEKTLGVKIPFPIIADPLGNVSRALGMLHAESSTNTVRTVFIVDDKATIRTILYYPLELGRNIPEILRIVRSLQLIDKYGVVMPANWPYNEIIGENVLNPPPHHVEEAPKRLQQFKGYAWWLTYRELPKEEVEETKRIIKIRIE; this comes from the coding sequence ATGCCAATAACAATCCCATCAATAGGGGAGAAATTCCCTGAGCTAAACGTAATGACAACCCATGGGCCAATGAAGTTACCAGACGCCTTCAAGGGTAAATGGTTCATACTCTTCAGCCATCCAGGCGACTTCACACCAGTGTGTACCACCGAGTTCGTGAGCTTCGCTAAGCACTATGACGACTTCAAGAAGCTAAACACAGAGTTAATAGGCTTAAGCGTTGATACTGATATTAGCCATATTGAGTGGGTTCAGTGGATTGAGAAGACCCTCGGTGTTAAGATACCATTCCCAATAATTGCTGATCCGCTGGGTAACGTCTCAAGGGCTCTCGGCATGTTACATGCAGAGTCCAGCACAAATACCGTTAGGACCGTCTTCATAGTTGATGATAAGGCGACAATAAGGACAATACTATACTACCCACTGGAGCTTGGTAGGAACATACCGGAGATACTGAGGATAGTTAGGTCATTACAGCTCATTGATAAGTATGGAGTTGTCATGCCGGCGAACTGGCCGTACAATGAAATAATTGGTGAGAACGTCCTGAACCCACCGCCACATCACGTTGAGGAAGCCCCAAAGAGACTTCAGCAATTTAAAGGTTATGCATGGTGGCTAACCTATAGGGAGTTGCCTAAGGAGGAGGTTGAGGAGACGAAGAGAATTATTAAGATTAGGATTGAGTGA
- the tatC gene encoding twin-arginine translocase subunit TatC: MSEDRPPYDRELPFWEHIRELGVRLRRALIVFAVVFVILWLPMPDVHSHNIAQVVIGFFTMEYNPIIAYVYRHYIYSLIMAPAESVSCASGYVVIGNSTKPIGIISTTVLGPFVFSVELSIVIALLVTIPVLIYEIYQYIKPALYPHELRAVRRYVWVATILFYLGMFIGYYFVFPAFLRISLFWSCLFGFVHLLTTSGFLDTFIATLFFAGFLFETPVIIALLTQIGLITPDMLSRNRPYIYFGVLVAIAIINPDPTLISTLLWFIMFIALFEAGYVWSKVIYRNMPKV; encoded by the coding sequence ATGAGTGAGGATAGGCCGCCTTATGATAGGGAGTTGCCTTTTTGGGAGCATATCCGTGAGCTTGGGGTTAGGCTTAGGAGGGCTTTGATTGTGTTTGCTGTGGTGTTCGTAATCCTTTGGTTGCCAATGCCCGATGTACATAGTCATAACATTGCCCAGGTCGTCATTGGCTTCTTCACCATGGAGTACAACCCAATAATAGCCTATGTTTATAGGCACTACATATATAGCCTTATCATGGCGCCTGCGGAGTCGGTATCCTGCGCCAGTGGTTACGTGGTTATTGGCAACTCCACTAAGCCCATAGGCATAATATCAACCACCGTACTCGGGCCGTTCGTGTTCAGTGTTGAGCTTAGCATAGTTATTGCCCTCCTCGTTACAATACCAGTGCTAATTTATGAAATTTACCAATACATCAAGCCAGCCCTTTACCCCCATGAGCTTAGAGCCGTTAGGAGGTATGTGTGGGTTGCAACCATACTCTTCTACCTAGGCATGTTCATTGGTTACTACTTCGTATTCCCAGCCTTCCTAAGGATAAGCCTATTCTGGAGTTGCCTATTCGGTTTCGTGCACTTGCTCACCACGAGTGGCTTCCTGGACACGTTCATTGCAACCTTATTCTTCGCAGGTTTCCTCTTTGAAACGCCCGTGATAATCGCGCTACTGACGCAAATCGGCTTAATAACGCCTGACATGCTCTCGAGGAATAGGCCCTACATATACTTCGGGGTCCTCGTGGCCATAGCCATAATAAACCCAGACCCAACACTAATAAGCACACTACTATGGTTCATAATGTTCATAGCACTATTCGAGGCGGGGTACGTATGGAGTAAGGTAATATATAGGAACATGCCTAAGGTGTAG
- a CDS encoding Sec-independent protein translocase subunit TatA/TatB codes for MGVVLFIDTQTLILIIIAFIILIIWGPSKIPQLARSFGQAVREFRRGASESEPEPELVEVARKLGIDPTGKTRDELLTEINKALSQQRASTAAKSGVDPRVLEIAERLGIDTRGKSEEDLIKEINWRLSNK; via the coding sequence ATGGGCGTAGTATTGTTTATTGATACGCAGACTTTGATTTTGATTATCATAGCCTTCATAATCCTCATTATTTGGGGTCCGAGTAAGATTCCTCAGTTGGCTAGGAGTTTTGGGCAGGCTGTTAGGGAGTTTAGGCGTGGTGCTTCGGAGAGTGAGCCCGAGCCTGAGCTTGTTGAGGTTGCTAGGAAGCTTGGTATTGACCCAACGGGTAAGACTAGGGATGAGCTGCTCACGGAGATCAACAAGGCATTGAGCCAGCAGAGGGCATCCACCGCAGCGAAGTCAGGCGTTGACCCTAGGGTCCTTGAGATTGCGGAGAGGCTCGGCATTGACACTAGGGGTAAGAGTGAGGAGGACCTTATTAAGGAGATTAATTGGAGGCTCAGTAATAAGTGA
- a CDS encoding TQO small subunit DoxA domain-containing protein yields the protein MDRTTALALLGFIIATGVTMGLYQINFQGFTHLTNYSKTPAYSLAGTQLLENGTLLLHITRVAGPDTYGGFIVLVQVLYPNGTIAYEWNSTYLGHIPQYDIINKYNLPGHLVHSDGFALVVPLGQSAIVKLYAQTTFSPGTYIVRVYDVDGQYEAYGIKFQVYVTVSG from the coding sequence ATGGATAGGACAACCGCGCTTGCACTGTTGGGCTTCATAATCGCCACCGGGGTAACGATGGGTCTATACCAAATAAACTTTCAGGGATTCACCCACCTAACCAACTACTCAAAGACACCCGCTTACTCACTGGCTGGTACTCAATTACTTGAGAATGGTACATTACTACTACACATCACTAGGGTGGCGGGTCCGGACACATACGGTGGATTCATAGTACTCGTACAGGTACTTTACCCAAATGGTACCATAGCTTATGAATGGAACTCAACATACCTAGGCCACATACCCCAATACGACATCATAAATAAGTATAACCTACCAGGGCATTTAGTGCACTCCGACGGCTTCGCCCTCGTGGTACCACTGGGCCAGTCTGCCATTGTTAAGTTATATGCACAAACAACATTCAGCCCAGGGACCTACATTGTCAGAGTTTACGATGTTGATGGGCAATACGAGGCGTACGGAATTAAGTTCCAGGTATACGTAACAGTCAGCGGGTAA
- a CDS encoding N-glycosylase/DNA lyase has protein sequence MSSIKEKIAEVLRELGIDWVRGFEERDPQYLAVARLCRELRHDVETTLKLTILNALVSYQLTGKGEDHWNYFANYFIVNKPADLCRDFINYVMNSRYLARYRDSRIRRIQNACPQIARLGISNYLSDLTSLWKLLSKVTNTSGDEKTIVFAVKMAYYVGRVCGFDVSVPMEIPIPVDYRVTVITICSGLMPVMGGLDNVAGLARELMTRRRAEIQGIWSEIGRLSGVPPLNLDSVVWVLGGLLINSSFSMNKAINGAKALNIYNGRVLELLHLLGGRCIDR, from the coding sequence ATGAGCAGTATTAAGGAGAAGATAGCGGAGGTACTACGTGAACTCGGTATAGACTGGGTTAGGGGTTTTGAGGAGAGAGATCCCCAGTACCTTGCCGTAGCCAGATTGTGCCGTGAATTGAGGCACGACGTTGAAACAACACTGAAATTAACAATACTCAATGCCTTAGTTAGCTATCAACTGACTGGTAAGGGTGAGGATCACTGGAACTACTTCGCCAACTACTTCATTGTGAATAAACCAGCCGATTTGTGCAGGGACTTCATAAATTACGTAATGAATAGTAGGTACTTAGCTCGGTATAGGGATTCAAGGATAAGGAGAATTCAAAATGCCTGCCCACAAATAGCCAGGTTGGGCATTAGTAATTACTTAAGCGACTTAACGTCGCTCTGGAAACTGCTTTCGAAGGTAACTAATACGAGTGGTGATGAGAAGACGATAGTGTTTGCGGTTAAGATGGCGTATTACGTGGGTAGGGTCTGCGGGTTCGACGTTTCTGTCCCAATGGAGATACCAATACCCGTGGATTACAGGGTTACCGTAATAACGATATGCAGTGGCTTAATGCCGGTCATGGGGGGTCTCGATAATGTGGCTGGGCTGGCCAGGGAGTTAATGACTAGACGGAGGGCTGAGATTCAGGGTATATGGAGTGAGATTGGTAGGCTCAGTGGGGTACCACCACTTAACCTAGACTCCGTGGTTTGGGTTCTCGGTGGTTTACTAATCAACTCCTCATTTAGCATGAATAAGGCAATTAATGGGGCAAAGGCCCTAAACATCTACAATGGGAGGGTTCTCGAATTACTTCACTTACTCGGTGGGCGCTGTATCGATAGGTAA
- a CDS encoding winged helix-turn-helix domain-containing protein, with protein MSVSVRFRVWIEVGDRHVIGPGGYEILKAIDEVGSISGAARKLGMSYRFVWNYVDRMEKTLGVKLVDARKGGRGRGGAKLTPEGQALLKYYEEILEEMNQVASKWSQELTQRFRNLTSYDL; from the coding sequence ATGTCTGTGAGTGTTAGGTTTAGGGTTTGGATTGAGGTTGGTGATAGACATGTTATTGGCCCTGGTGGTTATGAGATTCTTAAGGCTATTGATGAGGTTGGTTCAATAAGTGGTGCTGCCCGTAAATTGGGTATGTCCTATCGCTTCGTCTGGAATTACGTAGATAGGATGGAGAAGACGCTGGGCGTTAAGTTGGTTGATGCGAGGAAGGGAGGTAGGGGCAGGGGAGGGGCAAAATTAACACCAGAAGGGCAGGCGCTATTGAAGTACTACGAAGAGATACTCGAAGAAATGAACCAAGTAGCAAGTAAATGGTCGCAGGAATTAACACAGAGATTTAGAAACTTAACAAGCTATGATCTTTGA
- a CDS encoding Sec-independent protein translocase subunit TatA/TatB, producing MTVYLILDEQTGLLIFLFLLILLAWKPETLPKIARELGRWYNWARREMEEFMREINEPIHEARATMNNAVNDVRRTMNEALDPDILRIAKALNINTQGKTRQQVIDEILRKLSNGENQRS from the coding sequence ATGACCGTTTACCTAATCCTCGATGAGCAGACAGGACTACTCATATTCCTATTCCTCCTAATTCTACTCGCCTGGAAGCCCGAGACACTACCAAAAATAGCCAGGGAGTTGGGCAGGTGGTATAACTGGGCCAGGAGGGAGATGGAGGAGTTCATGAGGGAGATTAACGAGCCAATCCACGAGGCTAGGGCAACAATGAACAACGCAGTGAATGATGTGAGGAGGACAATGAACGAAGCCCTAGACCCAGACATACTGAGGATTGCCAAAGCCCTAAACATAAACACCCAGGGAAAAACAAGGCAACAGGTAATAGACGAGATACTAAGGAAGCTATCTAATGGTGAAAATCAAAGATCATAG
- the nrfD gene encoding NrfD/PsrC family molybdoenzyme membrane anchor subunit has protein sequence MSLPWPVSWTGWGPYMPPGYHMIWGWRIAAAVFLTALGSMMMLLAAVYNVRGKVSRMVKINMTAGWIFILAALAFFIIDLGRPERAGNIIFIGYPHGRLAQSWMDWGVLFLSGMVIWGIIYLAITYIPSLARAVLGKYVRPAQLVLDYLIMLTGIAATVYTAFLFAAAGGKSYWWNGVLPLLWLSSGLAYGSAFSLLVARFFEKPVTTTVPVKADGGTSELAHVLHELSWLDLLAEIFEGFGWALFIAVAMANHYLAGLNLYELLFGMYAPLFWGVVISIGIAIPLLLEIALLRINPLSTTAAIMIVIIFIAVMVGGYSLRYTVIATAYFHSPIPPFYNTQPQWGPWWG, from the coding sequence ATGTCATTACCCTGGCCAGTTAGCTGGACAGGCTGGGGCCCATACATGCCGCCAGGCTATCACATGATATGGGGCTGGAGAATCGCTGCTGCGGTCTTCCTAACGGCGCTTGGAAGCATGATGATGCTACTGGCCGCGGTTTATAATGTTAGGGGTAAGGTCAGTAGGATGGTTAAGATAAACATGACCGCTGGCTGGATCTTCATACTAGCTGCCCTAGCCTTCTTCATAATTGATTTAGGTAGGCCTGAGAGGGCTGGCAACATAATATTCATTGGCTACCCACATGGTAGGCTCGCCCAATCATGGATGGACTGGGGTGTCCTATTCCTAAGCGGTATGGTTATTTGGGGAATAATATACCTGGCAATAACCTACATACCATCACTGGCGAGGGCCGTCCTCGGTAAGTACGTTAGACCTGCACAATTAGTCCTTGACTACTTAATAATGCTAACAGGCATAGCAGCTACGGTATACACAGCATTCCTATTCGCAGCAGCTGGTGGCAAGTCCTATTGGTGGAATGGCGTGCTACCACTGCTATGGCTATCATCAGGTCTCGCATATGGCTCCGCATTCTCGCTATTAGTTGCCAGGTTTTTCGAGAAGCCTGTAACAACGACAGTGCCCGTGAAGGCTGATGGAGGCACAAGCGAGTTAGCTCATGTGCTGCATGAGTTAAGTTGGCTGGACCTACTTGCGGAGATTTTTGAGGGGTTTGGCTGGGCGTTGTTCATAGCTGTGGCCATGGCAAACCACTACTTAGCTGGGTTGAACCTTTACGAGCTTTTATTCGGTATGTACGCACCATTATTCTGGGGCGTGGTTATATCAATAGGCATAGCCATACCATTACTACTCGAAATAGCGCTATTGAGGATTAACCCATTGAGCACTACCGCGGCTATAATGATAGTGATAATATTCATAGCCGTTATGGTTGGTGGGTACTCGCTTAGGTACACGGTGATTGCCACGGCGTACTTCCACTCACCAATACCACCATTCTACAACACACAACCACAGTGGGGTCCGTGGTGGGGGTGA
- a CDS encoding TQO small subunit DoxD has translation MEKTVEVSSVERFLPILRVTLGWMYFSAFLRRTVNVPAKLNPSSTAYVGGKLITFLPHAWQPVVGQLEWVLLHPHLLYIFLLFFTAVEGIFGLLMILGFMTRLSGLVITILAWSIGAAGGWLGPTCVDEWQIAAVEGAAAFMFVFTGSRWLSIDQYLAKKYPRGLRIWSVYVPLW, from the coding sequence ATGGAAAAGACTGTGGAGGTATCTAGTGTTGAGAGGTTCTTGCCTATACTGAGGGTTACGTTGGGTTGGATGTACTTCTCTGCGTTCCTGAGGAGAACTGTTAATGTGCCTGCAAAGCTTAACCCATCATCCACTGCGTATGTTGGTGGTAAGTTGATAACGTTCTTGCCACATGCGTGGCAACCTGTTGTTGGGCAGCTTGAGTGGGTATTGCTACATCCGCACCTGCTTTACATATTCCTACTCTTCTTCACGGCTGTCGAGGGGATATTTGGCTTATTAATGATTCTTGGCTTCATGACGAGGCTCTCCGGGCTCGTAATAACCATACTAGCCTGGAGCATTGGGGCTGCTGGTGGTTGGTTGGGGCCTACGTGTGTTGATGAGTGGCAGATTGCGGCTGTTGAAGGCGCCGCCGCATTTATGTTCGTGTTTACAGGTAGTAGGTGGTTATCGATTGATCAGTACCTGGCTAAGAAGTATCCAAGGGGCTTAAGGATATGGAGTGTGTACGTACCACTATGGTGA
- a CDS encoding molybdopterin dinucleotide binding domain-containing protein produces METATKLTQEREVKRDWLITRRDFLKIAGVTAAAAAFLGTVGREAFVFGQIFKESRLAQEEIASDVVAFTTCYGCLGRCNVEVIISGTTKLPRYIAGSIFTRNQGATCDIGATTMLHYLSPARLRSPLLRVPTSERCEGDFVEITYDDMLDILVNGDNASYLQERGWKYGFLGLKQIRECCPYKFVYFTGRDQYNPTENTWFAAMFGTPNQAAHGGFCAVAVASGGSYAMGGTWWEYGGWDSDYTKLLIIAGMTQDHFPTITRREVMKVITNGGEIIYMSPERIGNFAQVSNEWIPVIPGTDGMVVWSVIHELFKMREQGIHSIDEDYLKWYTNAPWLVITNPDGSIIPPQASNVGLFARMKNKNGDWVPIVMGSDGNLYPFTDIPWQNGVEPVLEWQGSITIPVAPDSDQTITLNVRTVFSILKEIALQDKWSPENVEATWGTPPAYKIRELAQKIVNLLNNGRVVIPAKWTDYLGRQHDYFIGTPFSVYIMRGISAHSNGFVTARAFALLLTLVGAVDTPGGFAYKPPAPWPVPDGDYWPAYVTPAHPRMNITQDDYNSNPSLYTGPNGEKLIGVVGGAMVQERVLNDGTVQILSVEKVPYPKALQITTKPIVYTPDQMVIDENGHPLLIDRGFSWEFPLSVHRNYTAVNIDAGLEWPYRIEFLLWHITNPYWDNAYDIDKDLGLLRMKDTDGRYRIPFVAQVDTFYGGSVPCVDLVIPDTTFFERYGEHSLLDRPTSSVHGPADNIEWPILPPLFKEVRPWSDGEILLGEKLQLPGFVTETGEPMYPNLMYDWLWKWQYVPGVGVLYMARGKDGTSCCKGEPNPDQIKMYVYPGFINAAAYSSSNTYPPLQKIPVTNGVYPPGVSPGTQTVGHAFAYYELPLEIRYYRHVNKGYLEWAASVSLMPYAKPVIIPIYSEIIMKFILAAYGLWKGMNAYFYYMYQKTGDQSYLQLAQKNASPPSDWWGSHVAQIIKQFYHPIAVWYEPLDWIAPDGSPPSEYPLATINRKTTPWFYHTWENHHPWLRQIIPYSVIWMNPKTAAQYGIKDGDWVELTSRGGEIARGQVKLTEAIAPGVVGYWKSRNARAGMMALPPNALEVTKGFMFNDIYVYTRANSQGGVPNDQYTVDGLIKAVQSGQYPTLQFDIFSGKTAWGDLRVKIVRIANDKPYSAWGNADPIVKTPPKLIVGSEAWNIKVFNYNAYKTPQEMGITWYEVNSTWLQFQEAIRHSMGYSFSSATTPPSSSNSNSGTDPKGRKNGQG; encoded by the coding sequence ATGGAGACAGCCACAAAGCTTACCCAGGAAAGGGAGGTTAAGAGGGATTGGTTAATAACGAGGAGGGACTTTCTAAAGATCGCCGGTGTAACGGCTGCAGCAGCGGCGTTCCTAGGTACCGTGGGTAGGGAGGCATTTGTCTTTGGGCAAATATTCAAAGAAAGCAGGCTGGCCCAGGAGGAGATTGCGAGTGACGTAGTTGCATTCACGACATGCTATGGATGCCTGGGTAGGTGCAACGTTGAGGTGATAATCAGTGGCACGACTAAATTACCCAGGTACATTGCGGGCTCAATATTTACCAGGAACCAGGGAGCCACATGCGACATAGGCGCAACCACAATGCTTCACTACCTAAGCCCAGCAAGGCTTAGGTCACCATTACTTAGGGTACCAACCAGCGAGAGGTGTGAGGGAGACTTTGTGGAGATAACCTATGATGACATGCTCGACATACTCGTTAATGGCGACAACGCATCATACCTGCAGGAGAGGGGTTGGAAGTACGGGTTCCTAGGCCTTAAACAAATTAGGGAGTGCTGCCCATACAAGTTCGTATACTTCACGGGCAGGGACCAGTATAACCCAACCGAGAACACTTGGTTCGCCGCAATGTTTGGCACGCCAAACCAGGCAGCACACGGAGGCTTCTGCGCAGTGGCTGTGGCGTCAGGTGGTTCCTACGCCATGGGCGGTACCTGGTGGGAGTACGGTGGCTGGGACAGTGACTATACGAAGCTTTTAATAATCGCCGGTATGACGCAGGACCACTTCCCGACAATAACGAGGCGTGAGGTGATGAAGGTGATAACCAACGGCGGTGAGATAATATACATGTCACCTGAGAGAATCGGTAACTTCGCGCAGGTTTCCAATGAGTGGATACCAGTGATACCTGGCACTGACGGTATGGTGGTTTGGTCAGTAATTCATGAGTTATTTAAGATGAGGGAGCAGGGAATACACTCAATCGACGAGGATTACCTGAAGTGGTACACCAATGCACCCTGGCTCGTAATAACAAACCCAGACGGCTCAATAATACCGCCGCAGGCCTCCAACGTTGGCCTCTTCGCCAGGATGAAGAATAAGAATGGTGATTGGGTGCCAATAGTCATGGGCAGCGACGGTAATTTATACCCATTCACTGACATACCCTGGCAGAACGGTGTTGAGCCCGTCCTTGAGTGGCAAGGCTCAATAACAATACCAGTGGCCCCGGACAGTGACCAGACGATAACGCTCAATGTTAGGACAGTATTCAGCATACTGAAGGAGATCGCGCTCCAGGATAAGTGGAGCCCGGAGAATGTTGAGGCGACCTGGGGCACGCCACCGGCATATAAGATTAGGGAGCTCGCCCAGAAGATAGTTAACCTACTTAATAATGGCAGGGTTGTTATACCGGCTAAGTGGACTGACTACCTGGGTAGGCAGCATGACTACTTCATAGGTACGCCATTCTCAGTCTACATAATGAGGGGCATATCAGCCCACAGCAACGGTTTCGTAACAGCTAGGGCCTTCGCACTACTGCTAACCCTGGTCGGTGCCGTGGACACCCCTGGAGGCTTCGCCTATAAGCCACCGGCTCCATGGCCAGTACCCGATGGTGACTACTGGCCAGCATATGTGACACCGGCTCATCCAAGAATGAACATTACTCAGGATGATTACAACTCTAACCCAAGCCTATACACTGGACCTAATGGCGAGAAGCTTATAGGTGTTGTCGGCGGTGCAATGGTTCAGGAGAGAGTACTCAACGATGGCACGGTGCAGATACTGAGTGTTGAGAAGGTACCTTATCCAAAGGCTTTGCAAATAACGACTAAGCCTATAGTCTACACGCCCGACCAGATGGTTATTGACGAGAATGGGCACCCACTACTGATAGATAGGGGCTTCAGTTGGGAGTTCCCGCTATCAGTGCATAGGAACTACACGGCCGTTAACATTGATGCTGGCCTTGAGTGGCCTTATAGGATTGAGTTCCTGCTATGGCACATAACGAACCCATACTGGGATAACGCCTACGACATTGATAAGGACCTAGGTCTACTCAGGATGAAGGACACCGACGGTAGGTATAGGATACCGTTCGTGGCGCAGGTTGATACATTCTACGGCGGTTCAGTACCCTGTGTCGACTTGGTGATACCCGATACCACGTTCTTCGAGAGGTATGGTGAGCACAGTCTACTGGATAGGCCGACATCATCAGTGCATGGGCCCGCTGACAACATTGAGTGGCCCATATTACCGCCATTATTTAAGGAGGTTAGGCCATGGAGCGACGGCGAGATACTGCTTGGCGAGAAGCTGCAGTTGCCTGGCTTCGTTACCGAGACCGGGGAGCCCATGTACCCCAACCTAATGTATGACTGGCTGTGGAAGTGGCAGTACGTGCCAGGTGTTGGTGTGCTTTATATGGCCAGGGGTAAGGACGGCACGTCATGCTGCAAGGGCGAGCCTAACCCAGACCAGATTAAGATGTACGTATACCCAGGCTTCATAAATGCGGCGGCATACTCAAGTAGCAATACATATCCACCGCTTCAGAAGATCCCGGTCACTAATGGAGTTTACCCACCAGGTGTCTCACCGGGTACTCAGACCGTGGGTCACGCCTTCGCCTACTATGAACTGCCGCTTGAGATTAGGTACTATAGGCACGTGAATAAGGGCTACCTGGAGTGGGCCGCAAGTGTCAGCCTAATGCCGTATGCTAAGCCAGTGATTATACCGATATATTCGGAGATCATTATGAAGTTCATACTGGCAGCCTACGGACTGTGGAAGGGCATGAACGCATACTTCTACTACATGTATCAGAAGACTGGCGACCAGTCGTACCTACAGCTGGCCCAGAAGAATGCATCGCCACCAAGTGATTGGTGGGGTAGCCACGTGGCGCAGATTATTAAGCAGTTCTACCACCCAATAGCCGTATGGTATGAGCCGCTGGACTGGATAGCACCTGACGGCTCACCACCAAGTGAGTACCCACTGGCCACTATCAATAGGAAGACTACGCCGTGGTTCTACCACACCTGGGAGAACCACCACCCATGGTTGAGGCAGATAATACCGTACTCAGTGATTTGGATGAATCCGAAGACCGCAGCCCAGTACGGTATTAAGGATGGTGACTGGGTTGAGTTAACAAGCAGGGGTGGCGAGATCGCCAGAGGCCAGGTTAAGTTGACTGAGGCCATAGCGCCGGGCGTTGTTGGTTATTGGAAGTCGAGGAATGCCAGGGCAGGAATGATGGCGTTACCGCCCAATGCCCTGGAGGTGACCAAGGGCTTCATGTTTAACGACATATATGTGTACACTAGGGCGAATAGCCAGGGTGGAGTACCCAATGACCAATACACCGTGGATGGCTTAATAAAGGCTGTGCAGAGTGGGCAGTACCCAACACTTCAGTTTGACATATTTAGTGGTAAGACTGCCTGGGGTGATCTGAGGGTTAAGATTGTTAGGATTGCCAATGATAAGCCATACTCAGCCTGGGGCAATGCCGATCCAATAGTTAAGACGCCGCCTAAGTTAATAGTCGGTAGTGAGGCTTGGAACATAAAGGTGTTCAACTACAACGCCTACAAGACGCCGCAGGAGATGGGCATTACCTGGTATGAGGTGAATAGTACGTGGCTTCAGTTCCAGGAGGCAATTAGGCACTCCATGGGCTACTCATTCTCAAGCGCCACAACGCCGCCATCCAGTTCAAACTCAAACTCGGGTACGGACCCGAAGGGTAGAAAGAACGGGCAGGGGTGA
- a CDS encoding PaREP1 family protein: MSIPQTLIEALRKRGLDLDYIIDVLAAKLNLDPSDTAKAHAELALVMFSEGLNFVGRGDVVQASEKLYKAVEEAIKALAIAKNLDEAREALEKGRWTVSLLDDAASKLGDVAERAWAEAYFLHVNGFHEVRIKIDEVERRVKYIRPLIDEVREVIGVK, translated from the coding sequence ATGAGCATACCGCAGACATTAATCGAAGCACTTAGAAAAAGGGGGTTAGACCTTGACTACATAATAGACGTACTAGCCGCAAAGCTCAACCTAGACCCCTCAGACACCGCTAAGGCTCATGCCGAGTTGGCCTTGGTCATGTTTAGTGAGGGTCTTAACTTTGTCGGTAGGGGTGATGTGGTTCAGGCCAGTGAGAAGTTGTATAAGGCTGTGGAGGAGGCTATCAAGGCATTAGCCATTGCCAAAAACCTCGATGAGGCCAGGGAAGCCCTAGAGAAGGGCAGATGGACCGTGAGCCTACTCGATGATGCGGCTTCGAAACTAGGCGATGTGGCGGAGAGGGCATGGGCTGAGGCTTATTTCCTACACGTTAACGGGTTCCACGAGGTTAGGATAAAGATTGATGAGGTTGAGAGGAGGGTTAAGTACATAAGGCCGTTGATTGATGAGGTTAGGGAGGTAATTGGAGTTAAGTAG
- a CDS encoding aconitase X swivel domain-containing protein has protein sequence MKFKGETVFGSGVVNGELVVYREPLSFLGDVDGKNGIIRTINASIAGKVLVIPSSRGSTVGPYVMYQLSKYGKAPLVILSVKADTMLIIGAIMAQIPIMTNLPKEVLNLRSGVMARVDLDRGEVYVDEP, from the coding sequence ATGAAATTTAAGGGAGAGACTGTGTTTGGGAGCGGCGTTGTTAATGGCGAGTTGGTGGTTTATCGGGAACCACTTTCCTTCCTTGGCGATGTTGATGGTAAGAACGGTATTATAAGGACCATTAACGCCAGTATCGCAGGTAAGGTGCTTGTGATACCCAGCTCAAGGGGCTCGACGGTGGGTCCCTACGTCATGTACCAACTGAGTAAGTACGGTAAGGCCCCACTGGTGATACTCAGTGTTAAGGCCGACACTATGCTGATAATTGGGGCTATCATGGCGCAAATACCAATAATGACCAATTTGCCCAAGGAGGTATTAAACCTTAGGAGTGGTGTCATGGCCCGTGTTGATCTAGACAGGGGTGAGGTCTATGTCGATGAGCCCTGA